GACCGGTGAGAAAGTGAACATGGTGAACCGTTCGATGTCCAGGGCCTGGGAGATGTATTGAAACCCGTGGTCCAACTGGCCGACCACGTACTCATCGGGGACGAATACATCGTCGAAGAAGACGTCGTTGGTGCGCTCGTCGCCCATCGTCCAGATCCCCTGCACCGTGATGCCGGGATGGTCTAGCGGTACCAGGAACAGGGTGATGCCCGAGTGCTTGGGGGCGTCGGGGTTGGTTCGGGCGCCCACCCAGTACCACTCGGCGAAGTGGGCCGACGTGGTCCAGGTCTTCTGGCCGTTGAGGATCCAGCCGCCACTGGTCTCGGTGGCCTTGAGCTTCATGGCCGCGGCGTCCGAACCGGCCTCGGGTTCGCTGTAGCCGACCGCGAACTCCACCTCGTTGGCAAGGATCTTGGGTAGGAACTCCTCCTTGAGGAACTCTGAGCCGTGGGCGATCAGGGTCTTGCCGATGATGCCGACGCCCTTGCCGATCTGGGGGCCACCACGCGCGGCGAGGGCCTCGTTGAGGATGTACTCGTAGACGCCCTCGCCTTCCTGGCCGCCGTACTCCTTTGGCCAGGTGATGCCCAGCCAGCCCTGCTCGCCCATCTTCTTCATCAGCGCTCGGCGCTTGGGCGTGTCGACGATCTGGGCCATGTTTTCCCGGGTGGGGTCGAATACCTCGGGATCGTCATTGGCGTCGAGGAAGGCCTCGACCTCGGCCCGGAAGGCCTCTTGCTCAGGAGTGAAGTCGAAGTCCATGGGCGTCCGCTCTGAAGGAAGGTAATCTGACGGTCCGTCAGATAAGAACGGTATCGGAGGCGCAAGCCATGAACACGACCAGGGGAATCCTCGCCTATGGCGCCCACATTCCCTACTGG
This Acidimicrobiales bacterium DNA region includes the following protein-coding sequences:
- a CDS encoding acyl-CoA dehydrogenase family protein, with the protein product MDFDFTPEQEAFRAEVEAFLDANDDPEVFDPTRENMAQIVDTPKRRALMKKMGEQGWLGITWPKEYGGQEGEGVYEYILNEALAARGGPQIGKGVGIIGKTLIAHGSEFLKEEFLPKILANEVEFAVGYSEPEAGSDAAAMKLKATETSGGWILNGQKTWTTSAHFAEWYWVGARTNPDAPKHSGITLFLVPLDHPGITVQGIWTMGDERTNDVFFDDVFVPDEYVVGQLDHGFQYISQALDIERFTMFTFSPVKQRLDLLIEYVRTASRDGQPLKDDPKVRSRIARLATTAEVARVMGLRVVDASVKAEATGGAPPTIEASEYKLFTTEFSKVLADASMDLGGPGTQLRVGTEEAPMVGRAESTYRYTVLDTIGGGTSEVQKNIITRRGLGLPKNF